One genomic window of Leptospira perdikensis includes the following:
- the rplN gene encoding 50S ribosomal protein L14: MIQQETILQVADNSGVKKVMCVKVLGGSKKRYATLGDEIIVAVKEAQPAYGLRDGQGKKVHNKAVQRAVVVRTKKEVRRPDGTYIRFDDNAVAIIDDKGNPKGTRIFGPVARELRDKKYMKIISLAPEVL, encoded by the coding sequence ATGATCCAACAAGAAACTATTTTACAAGTAGCCGATAACTCGGGTGTGAAAAAAGTCATGTGCGTTAAAGTGCTTGGCGGTTCCAAAAAACGCTACGCTACGCTTGGTGACGAAATCATCGTCGCTGTTAAGGAAGCACAACCTGCCTACGGTCTTCGTGACGGGCAAGGTAAAAAAGTGCATAACAAAGCAGTTCAAAGAGCCGTTGTTGTGAGAACGAAAAAAGAAGTTCGTCGTCCAGATGGAACTTACATTCGTTTCGATGACAATGCCGTTGCCATCATTGATGACAAAGGGAATCCAAAAGGAACCAGGATCTTCGGACCTGTAGCTCGTGAACTTCGCGATAAAAAATACATGAAAATTATATCTCTCGCTCCGGAGGTTCTCTAG
- the rplF gene encoding 50S ribosomal protein L6, giving the protein MSRVGKSIIKLPAKVEVKAEAEALTIKGPLGELKTPLYEGVSANVENGELVFTRKSEDQKTVALHGLVRSLAMNCVKGVTTGWEKNLEITGVGYRAQKRGKDLVMALGYSHEVVFPEPTGIKIDVADQLKIKVSGIDRQLVGQVAADIRSKRPPEPYKGKGIKYQNEYIRRKAGKTGKK; this is encoded by the coding sequence ATGTCTCGAGTTGGAAAAAGTATTATCAAATTGCCTGCAAAGGTAGAAGTGAAAGCAGAAGCTGAAGCCCTTACAATCAAAGGGCCTTTAGGGGAACTAAAAACTCCGCTTTACGAAGGTGTCAGCGCAAATGTTGAAAACGGCGAATTGGTTTTTACTCGTAAAAGTGAAGACCAAAAGACTGTGGCTCTCCACGGTCTCGTTCGTTCCCTTGCGATGAACTGCGTAAAAGGTGTGACAACTGGTTGGGAAAAAAACCTAGAAATTACTGGGGTTGGTTATCGTGCACAAAAACGCGGTAAGGATCTAGTAATGGCTCTTGGATATTCCCACGAAGTGGTTTTCCCTGAACCTACTGGTATCAAAATCGATGTTGCAGATCAGCTAAAAATCAAAGTATCGGGAATTGACCGACAACTGGTTGGACAAGTTGCGGCTGACATTCGTTCGAAAAGACCTCCTGAGCCTTACAAAGGTAAAGGAATCAAATATCAGAACGAATACATCCGTAGAAAGGCCGGAAAAACCGGTAAGAAGTAG
- the rplR gene encoding 50S ribosomal protein L18, which translates to MINKTAKNTKRLRRAERVRYKLRSTSERPRLVFNKTNRYLTAQIIDDAKGVTIVYATTLEKNFPKHENSKKSKSAATELGKVVAEKAKKAGVSQVVLDRSGMVYHGKIAAFADSAREGGLEF; encoded by the coding sequence ATGATCAATAAGACAGCTAAAAATACGAAAAGATTGAGACGAGCGGAACGAGTCAGATACAAACTCCGCTCTACATCGGAAAGACCTCGGTTGGTTTTTAATAAAACAAACCGTTACCTAACGGCACAAATCATTGATGATGCAAAAGGTGTAACGATTGTTTATGCAACCACTCTAGAGAAAAATTTTCCGAAACATGAAAATTCTAAGAAGAGTAAATCGGCTGCAACCGAACTCGGTAAAGTAGTCGCTGAGAAAGCGAAAAAAGCAGGAGTTTCCCAAGTGGTTCTCGATAGATCTGGAATGGTTTACCATGGAAAGATCGCTGCTTTTGCTGATTCTGCCCGTGAAGGTGGATTGGAGTTCTAA
- the rpmC gene encoding 50S ribosomal protein L29 codes for MKDDFKSLSPEDLKKEILSSSEEVRKARFQFGVTRSLENPKLIRNHKKRIAQALTVLREKELTAQGKLKQIAPKAGSAPKAAKTSKGKKK; via the coding sequence ATGAAAGACGATTTCAAATCACTATCTCCAGAAGATTTGAAGAAAGAAATTCTTTCCTCTTCCGAAGAAGTAAGAAAAGCAAGATTCCAGTTTGGTGTCACAAGATCTCTTGAGAACCCAAAACTAATCCGCAATCATAAGAAGAGAATTGCTCAAGCGTTAACTGTCCTTCGTGAGAAGGAACTAACCGCACAGGGCAAACTCAAACAAATCGCACCAAAAGCTGGTTCAGCTCCTAAAGCTGCCAAAACTAGCAAAGGTAAGAAGAAGTAG
- the rpsQ gene encoding 30S ribosomal protein S17, with protein MEDKNSKKSLTIQGVVVSDAMDKTVVIEIITRKVHPRFKKIMTRTSRVKIHDEKNECQVGDRVIAVETRPLSKQKHHKLVKVIEKAKLV; from the coding sequence ATGGAAGATAAAAACTCTAAAAAGTCTTTAACCATTCAGGGTGTAGTAGTGAGCGATGCTATGGATAAAACTGTAGTGATCGAAATCATCACAAGAAAAGTGCACCCACGGTTTAAGAAGATTATGACCAGAACTTCTCGTGTGAAAATTCACGATGAGAAGAACGAGTGTCAAGTTGGTGATCGAGTCATCGCTGTGGAAACAAGACCACTTTCTAAACAGAAACACCATAAACTTGTAAAGGTAATTGAGAAGGCGAAATTAGTATGA
- the rpsE gene encoding 30S ribosomal protein S5 — MLEEETKEFTEKVVKIDRVAKVVKGGRRFSFNALSVVGDSKGKVGIGFGKANEVPDAIRKSIESAKKNLKSIHYIGHTVPHDVVGQFKSARVILKPASPGTGIIAGASVRSVLERAGIQDVLTKSWGSSNPMNIVKATMDALQQLETPSMAVKRRGVSLKHLFGQDL, encoded by the coding sequence ATGTTAGAAGAAGAAACAAAAGAATTTACTGAGAAGGTCGTAAAAATCGACCGAGTTGCCAAAGTAGTGAAGGGTGGACGTCGTTTCTCCTTTAATGCTCTTTCCGTTGTAGGTGACTCTAAAGGAAAAGTAGGGATTGGATTTGGAAAAGCAAATGAAGTTCCAGACGCCATCCGAAAGTCCATTGAATCGGCAAAAAAGAATTTAAAATCCATTCACTATATCGGTCATACCGTTCCTCACGATGTTGTGGGACAGTTTAAATCCGCTCGAGTGATTTTGAAGCCGGCTTCCCCGGGAACGGGAATCATCGCAGGAGCTTCTGTTCGTTCCGTTTTGGAAAGAGCAGGAATTCAAGATGTTTTAACAAAGTCATGGGGATCTTCAAACCCGATGAACATTGTGAAGGCGACTATGGATGCATTACAACAGTTGGAAACTCCGTCAATGGCGGTAAAACGACGTGGTGTTAGCCTCAA
- the rplE gene encoding 50S ribosomal protein L5, producing the protein MVPRLKSKYEKEIRPTLQKSLGFQSVMRVPKLEKIVINVGMGEAHTNPKAMEACLVEIGQITGQRPVKTFAKKSIAGFKVREGMVLGCKVTLRGHHMYEFLDRFINVALPRVRDFRGVNPKGFDGRGNYNLSVKEQIIFPEIHFDKINTIYGINITFVTNTEVDKEAFELFQAFGMPYRAAGK; encoded by the coding sequence ATGGTACCTAGGCTTAAATCAAAATACGAGAAGGAAATTCGTCCTACACTCCAAAAGTCACTCGGCTTTCAAAGTGTGATGCGAGTTCCCAAACTAGAAAAAATCGTGATCAACGTTGGTATGGGTGAAGCCCACACAAACCCAAAAGCGATGGAAGCTTGTTTGGTAGAAATTGGCCAAATCACAGGCCAAAGACCGGTGAAAACATTCGCTAAGAAGTCCATTGCGGGTTTCAAAGTGAGAGAGGGAATGGTGCTTGGTTGCAAAGTTACCCTTCGTGGTCATCATATGTATGAGTTCCTTGACAGATTCATTAACGTGGCTCTTCCACGGGTTCGTGACTTTCGCGGTGTAAACCCCAAAGGTTTCGACGGTCGAGGAAATTATAACCTGTCCGTAAAAGAACAGATCATCTTCCCAGAGATTCATTTTGATAAAATCAATACTATCTACGGGATCAATATCACTTTCGTAACGAACACGGAAGTGGACAAAGAAGCGTTCGAATTATTCCAAGCCTTCGGTATGCCTTACCGAGCGGCAGGTAAGTAG
- the rpsH gene encoding 30S ribosomal protein S8, producing MSLSDPIADMLTRIRNAQQAKHELCVIPGSKIKKSILDLLKEEGFVDDVQTVKNGSFDDFQVKLKYDTEKKPVIRMIERVSTPGRRVYIQSGEIRPFRNNIGTLILSTSKGVMTGKRARKLRVGGEVLCKVF from the coding sequence ATGAGTCTTTCAGATCCAATAGCAGATATGCTAACAAGAATCAGAAACGCACAACAAGCGAAACATGAGCTTTGTGTGATTCCTGGTAGCAAAATCAAAAAGTCCATCCTAGATCTTCTTAAAGAAGAAGGTTTTGTAGATGATGTTCAAACAGTAAAAAACGGAAGTTTTGATGACTTCCAAGTGAAATTAAAATACGACACGGAAAAGAAACCGGTAATTCGTATGATCGAGAGAGTATCCACTCCAGGTCGTCGCGTTTATATCCAATCTGGTGAAATCCGACCGTTCCGAAATAACATCGGAACACTCATCCTTTCTACTTCGAAAGGTGTGATGACTGGTAAACGTGCTCGTAAACTCAGAGTAGGAGGGGAAGTTCTCTGTAAGGTATTCTAG
- the rplX gene encoding 50S ribosomal protein L24: protein MAAKLAYRGSEPTKFKKTKIKKDDEVLVISGKEKGKKGKVLAIDKRKDRVYIEGVNKRKRFVRPTQENPQGGAIEIEFPIHISNVMFHDAKAENKAKPKKKIKAVRLGFAKKDGKSVRVTRPEGKEV, encoded by the coding sequence ATGGCAGCTAAATTAGCATATAGAGGCTCCGAGCCCACTAAATTCAAAAAAACGAAAATCAAAAAGGACGATGAAGTTCTTGTGATTTCCGGAAAAGAAAAAGGAAAAAAAGGGAAAGTTCTAGCAATCGACAAACGCAAAGATCGCGTTTATATCGAAGGTGTGAATAAGAGAAAAAGATTCGTGCGCCCAACCCAAGAGAACCCTCAAGGTGGAGCGATCGAAATCGAATTCCCAATCCATATTTCCAATGTGATGTTTCACGACGCAAAAGCAGAGAACAAAGCGAAGCCTAAGAAGAAAATTAAGGCTGTACGCTTGGGCTTTGCCAAGAAGGATGGTAAATCCGTACGAGTGACTCGACCTGAAGGGAAAGAAGTATAG
- a CDS encoding type Z 30S ribosomal protein S14 → MAKKSMMERHAKEQKFKVREYNRCPLCGRSRAYLRRFDMCRLCFRDLASKAQIPGVKKSSW, encoded by the coding sequence ATGGCGAAAAAATCAATGATGGAACGCCACGCCAAAGAGCAAAAATTCAAAGTGAGAGAGTACAATCGTTGCCCTCTTTGTGGTCGATCACGCGCTTATTTGCGCCGCTTTGATATGTGTCGTCTTTGCTTCCGGGACCTTGCTAGCAAGGCTCAGATCCCCGGTGTGAAAAAGTCCTCCTGGTAA